One window of the Thermasporomyces composti genome contains the following:
- a CDS encoding ABC transporter ATP-binding protein has product MTSLAIETHDLTKSYGSTRALDGLSLRVETGQVAGFLGPNGAGKSTTIRILLGMLRADSGTARVLGLDPWSDAVTIHRRIAYVAGDTSLWPNLTGGEVIDLLIRTRGGKPRSRRRAELLERFELDPTKRVRTYSKGNRQKVALVAALASDAELFLLDEPTSGLDPLMEAVFTEEVRALRNQGRTVLLSSHILAEVEKLCDTVTIIRAGKDVESGTLSQLRHLTRSTVTASLRNPAVVSGAPGVHDLTVENGHVRFDVDNTEIASVLRLLADAGVENLTVAPPSLEELFLRHYGDQVREEVTTR; this is encoded by the coding sequence ATGACAAGTCTCGCGATTGAGACGCACGACCTCACCAAGTCCTACGGCAGCACTCGTGCCTTGGATGGCCTCTCGCTGCGTGTCGAGACCGGCCAGGTCGCGGGCTTCCTCGGCCCCAACGGGGCCGGCAAGTCCACGACGATCCGCATCCTCCTCGGCATGCTGCGCGCCGACTCCGGCACGGCCCGCGTCCTCGGCCTCGATCCGTGGTCGGACGCCGTCACCATCCACCGGCGCATCGCCTACGTGGCCGGTGACACGAGCCTGTGGCCGAACCTCACCGGCGGCGAGGTGATCGACCTGCTGATCCGGACTCGCGGCGGAAAGCCGCGCTCCCGCCGCCGCGCCGAGCTGTTGGAACGCTTCGAGCTCGATCCCACCAAGCGAGTCCGCACCTACTCCAAGGGCAACCGCCAGAAGGTCGCTCTCGTCGCGGCGCTGGCCTCCGACGCCGAGCTGTTCCTCCTCGACGAGCCGACCTCCGGTCTGGACCCGCTCATGGAGGCCGTCTTCACCGAGGAGGTCCGCGCCCTGCGCAACCAGGGCCGCACGGTGCTGCTCTCCAGCCACATCCTCGCCGAGGTGGAGAAGCTCTGCGACACCGTCACGATCATCCGAGCCGGCAAGGACGTGGAGAGCGGCACGCTCAGCCAGCTCCGACACCTCACCCGGTCCACCGTCACCGCCTCGCTGCGGAACCCGGCCGTCGTGAGCGGCGCACCCGGCGTTCACGACCTCACCGTCGAGAACGGTCACGTGCGCTTCGACGTCGACAACACAGAGATCGCGTCCGTCTTGCGGCTGCTCGCCGACGCTGGGGTGGAGAACCTCACCGTCGCGCCGCCCTCGCTGGAAGAGCTCTTCCTCCGTCACTACGGCGACCAGGTGCGCGAGGAGGTGACCACGAGATGA
- a CDS encoding thiamine pyrophosphate-requiring protein, translating to MAPTVAEYLLGRLREWGVEYVFAYPGDGINGIVVAFGKADNQPRFIQSRHEEMSALQAVGYAKFSGQLGVCMATSGPGAIHLLNGLYDAKLDHVPVVAILGQTARSAMGGSYQQEVDLQALFKDVASEYLVEVNVAEQLPNAIDRAIRTAYARHAPTAVIIPSDLQEETYRPPRHVFRDVPSSPPDSLNPPVIVPAEEDLARAADVLNAGSKVAILVGQGARGAAEEVVRVADLTGAGVAKALLGKDVLSDDLPYVTGAIGLLGTRPSYELMRDCDTLLIVGSSFPYTQFLPEFGQARAVQIDLDPSMIGMRYPIEVSLLGDAKATLTELIPRLRRKEDRTWRETIERNVAAWWTTVERQAMLDARPVNPMRIVWELSSRIPENAIVAADSGSAADWYARDLRMRGQMRGSLSGTLATMGAGVPYGIGAKFAHPDRPVVALVGDGAMQMNGMAELITVAKYYRRWADPRFVVCVFHNNDLNQVTWELRAMGGAPKFEESQSLPDVSYADFAHDLGFAAFSVDSPDALGSAWDNALRADRPALLDVMCNPNVPPIPPHASWDQIKSTIEAMLKGDPDAWPVIVQGLKLKAQELAHGRG from the coding sequence GTGGCTCCGACAGTCGCCGAGTACCTGTTGGGACGCTTGCGTGAGTGGGGCGTCGAGTACGTGTTCGCCTACCCAGGCGACGGGATCAATGGGATCGTCGTGGCGTTCGGCAAAGCGGACAACCAGCCGCGCTTCATCCAGTCCCGGCACGAGGAGATGTCGGCCCTCCAGGCGGTCGGCTACGCCAAGTTCAGCGGCCAGCTCGGGGTCTGCATGGCGACCAGCGGCCCTGGTGCGATCCACCTCCTCAACGGTCTGTACGACGCGAAGCTCGACCACGTGCCCGTTGTCGCCATCCTCGGGCAGACCGCCCGAAGCGCGATGGGCGGCAGCTACCAGCAAGAGGTCGACCTCCAGGCGCTCTTCAAGGATGTCGCCAGCGAGTACCTCGTCGAGGTGAACGTCGCCGAGCAGCTGCCGAACGCGATCGACCGCGCGATCCGTACCGCGTACGCGCGGCACGCGCCGACGGCGGTGATCATCCCGTCCGACCTCCAGGAGGAGACGTACCGACCTCCCCGACACGTCTTCCGGGATGTGCCCTCCAGCCCGCCGGACAGCCTGAACCCGCCCGTGATCGTGCCCGCGGAGGAGGACCTCGCCAGGGCGGCGGACGTGCTCAACGCGGGCAGCAAGGTCGCCATTCTGGTCGGGCAGGGCGCCCGCGGCGCCGCTGAGGAAGTCGTCCGTGTGGCGGACCTCACCGGCGCGGGGGTGGCCAAGGCCCTGTTGGGCAAGGACGTTCTCTCCGACGACCTGCCGTACGTGACGGGTGCCATCGGTCTGCTCGGCACGCGCCCGAGCTACGAGCTCATGCGCGACTGCGACACCCTGCTGATCGTGGGATCGAGCTTCCCCTACACGCAGTTCCTGCCCGAGTTCGGCCAGGCGCGAGCGGTCCAGATCGACCTGGACCCCAGCATGATCGGGATGCGATATCCGATCGAGGTCAGTCTGCTCGGTGACGCGAAGGCCACGCTGACCGAGCTGATTCCCCGTCTGCGTCGGAAGGAGGACCGTACCTGGCGCGAGACCATCGAGCGCAACGTCGCGGCGTGGTGGACCACCGTCGAGAGGCAAGCCATGCTTGACGCTCGCCCGGTCAACCCCATGCGCATCGTGTGGGAGCTGTCGTCGAGGATCCCGGAGAACGCCATCGTGGCCGCCGACTCCGGCTCGGCCGCCGACTGGTACGCCCGGGACCTGCGGATGCGCGGTCAGATGCGCGGCTCGCTCTCGGGGACCCTCGCCACCATGGGCGCGGGCGTGCCGTATGGGATCGGGGCGAAGTTCGCGCACCCCGACCGTCCCGTGGTCGCTCTGGTGGGCGACGGCGCGATGCAGATGAACGGGATGGCCGAGCTCATCACCGTGGCGAAGTACTACCGGCGGTGGGCGGATCCCAGGTTCGTCGTCTGCGTCTTCCACAACAACGACCTCAACCAGGTGACGTGGGAGCTTCGGGCGATGGGTGGCGCGCCGAAGTTCGAGGAGTCGCAGAGCCTGCCCGACGTGTCGTACGCGGACTTCGCTCACGACCTGGGCTTCGCGGCCTTCAGCGTCGACTCGCCCGACGCTCTCGGCTCGGCGTGGGACAACGCGCTGCGCGCGGACCGTCCCGCGCTGCTGGACGTCATGTGTAACCCCAACGTCCCGCCGATCCCACCGCATGCCAGCTGGGACCAGATCAAGTCGACGATTGAGGCCATGCTCAAAGGCGACCCCGACGCCTGGCCCGTCATCGTGCAAGGGCTGAAGCTGAAGGCCCAGGAGCTCGCCCACGGCCGGGGCTGA
- a CDS encoding aldo/keto reductase — protein MRTTTLGAGGPEVGRIGLGCMGMSWAYDEGGRDDATSVEVIRRAIDLGVTLIDTADVYGPYSNEQLVGRALAGRRDEVVLATKVGLLADGSRAVHRNGRPEYIKGAIDGSLARLGVDHVDLYQLHRIDPAVPLEESWGAMAELVEAGKVRAIGLSEVSVEDIRRAQAIHPVASVQSELSLWTRDALAEVVPYCEEQGIAFLPFSPLGRGFLTGSITSPDQLPEGDFRRHLPRFQKEAFDANRAIVDAVRRVAERVGATPAQVALAWVIAQGDYVVPIRGTKRLRYLEENAAAGDLELPPDALAELDALPAPVGDRYGTALPGVRGR, from the coding sequence ATGCGCACTACCACACTCGGGGCGGGCGGACCGGAGGTCGGCCGGATCGGGCTCGGTTGCATGGGCATGTCGTGGGCCTACGACGAGGGCGGCCGTGACGACGCCACCTCCGTCGAGGTCATTCGCCGGGCCATCGACCTTGGCGTCACGCTCATCGACACGGCCGACGTCTACGGGCCGTACTCGAACGAACAGCTCGTCGGCCGGGCCCTCGCCGGTCGCCGTGACGAGGTCGTTCTCGCGACGAAGGTCGGGCTGTTGGCTGACGGCAGCCGGGCCGTCCACCGCAACGGGCGACCGGAGTACATCAAGGGCGCGATCGACGGCAGCCTCGCGCGGCTCGGCGTCGACCACGTGGACCTGTACCAGCTGCACCGCATCGACCCGGCGGTGCCGCTGGAGGAGAGCTGGGGCGCCATGGCCGAGCTCGTGGAAGCGGGCAAGGTCCGCGCGATCGGTCTGTCGGAGGTGAGCGTCGAGGACATCCGGCGGGCGCAGGCGATCCACCCGGTGGCGAGCGTGCAGTCGGAGCTCTCCTTGTGGACGCGGGACGCCCTCGCCGAGGTCGTGCCCTACTGTGAGGAGCAGGGCATCGCCTTCCTGCCCTTCTCGCCGCTCGGTCGGGGCTTCCTCACTGGCTCGATCACCTCACCCGACCAGCTTCCGGAGGGTGACTTCCGGCGCCACCTGCCGAGGTTCCAGAAGGAGGCGTTCGACGCCAACCGGGCCATCGTCGATGCTGTGCGCCGCGTGGCCGAGCGCGTCGGCGCCACGCCTGCCCAGGTGGCGCTGGCGTGGGTCATCGCGCAAGGCGACTACGTGGTGCCGATCCGCGGTACCAAGCGGCTGCGCTACCTCGAGGAGAACGCCGCGGCGGGCGACCTGGAGCTGCCGCCTGACGCGCTCGCGGAGCTGGACGCGCTGCCCGCGCCTGTCGGCGACCGCTACGGCACGGCGCTCCCCGGTGTCCGTGGCCGTTGA
- a CDS encoding ABC transporter permease, with amino-acid sequence MTASTMAPAERGARSRPGTAEPWAGTLALLRLYLRLDRVRIPVWTAAVGLLVAGSVASMEEIYSTPESLQARAALMANPSAVMMTGPAFGLDNYTFGAMVANELSLYLLLAAAIMSILLVVRHTRADEEAGRLEILRALPVGRFAPATAAALTVTLANLLVGAALVVALVGTGMEAASSLAMGVGTALTGLVFGAVAVVTAQLTEHSRAATGMALATLGTAFLVRAVGDVIDNQGSWLSWFSPLAWAQQTRMYVDLRWWPLALSAMTVVVLLAVAVALSQRRDLGAGLRKGRPGPAEATRTLLSPVGLARRLLRGAFLGWALGTFAFALACGSMATSLEDAVVEIPELGEWIAVDLDDLTSSFAASMLSFVAVALLAFAVSAVLRLRTEEEAGRVEAVLVTGSSRLGFLGGWLGCVAVQTLLMAVLTGLGLGLGMWAVTGDVAWVGRLATGALAYLPATYLVAAVAVALYGSAPRWATVTWLPVIWVAFTLFLGTLLDLPSWAMDLSPFTHTPLVPSADVEAAPLLAMAGLALLLTVVGFVTYRRRDIVPG; translated from the coding sequence ATGACCGCCAGCACGATGGCCCCGGCCGAACGCGGAGCCCGTAGCCGCCCCGGCACCGCCGAGCCGTGGGCGGGCACCCTCGCCTTGCTTCGCCTCTACCTGCGTCTGGACCGCGTTCGCATTCCGGTGTGGACGGCTGCGGTCGGCCTCCTCGTCGCCGGCTCGGTCGCCTCGATGGAGGAGATCTACTCCACTCCGGAGTCACTCCAGGCTCGGGCGGCGCTCATGGCCAACCCGTCGGCGGTCATGATGACCGGCCCAGCGTTCGGTCTGGACAACTACACCTTCGGCGCGATGGTCGCCAACGAGCTGTCGCTCTACCTCCTTCTGGCGGCGGCGATCATGAGCATCCTGCTCGTCGTCCGGCACACGCGCGCTGACGAGGAAGCCGGGCGGCTGGAGATCCTGCGGGCGCTTCCCGTCGGCCGCTTCGCACCCGCGACGGCCGCCGCGCTCACCGTCACGCTCGCCAACCTGCTCGTCGGCGCCGCCCTCGTCGTCGCGCTGGTCGGCACCGGGATGGAGGCGGCCAGCTCGCTCGCGATGGGTGTCGGCACCGCCTTGACCGGCCTGGTGTTCGGCGCCGTCGCGGTGGTGACGGCCCAGCTCACCGAGCACAGCCGGGCCGCCACGGGCATGGCCCTCGCGACGTTGGGCACCGCGTTCCTCGTGCGCGCGGTCGGTGACGTCATCGACAACCAGGGGTCGTGGTTGTCGTGGTTCTCCCCGCTCGCCTGGGCCCAGCAGACGCGGATGTACGTCGACCTGCGGTGGTGGCCGCTCGCGCTGTCGGCGATGACGGTCGTCGTGCTGCTCGCTGTCGCGGTGGCGCTGTCCCAACGTCGTGACCTCGGCGCCGGACTCCGCAAGGGCAGGCCTGGCCCGGCGGAGGCGACACGAACCCTGCTCTCGCCGGTGGGATTGGCGCGTCGACTGCTCCGTGGGGCGTTCCTCGGCTGGGCACTCGGCACCTTCGCGTTCGCGCTCGCCTGCGGCTCCATGGCCACCTCGCTTGAGGACGCCGTCGTGGAGATCCCCGAGCTCGGCGAATGGATCGCTGTGGACCTCGACGACCTCACGTCGAGCTTCGCCGCCTCGATGCTGTCGTTCGTCGCGGTCGCCCTCCTCGCGTTCGCCGTCTCGGCCGTCCTGCGACTACGCACGGAGGAGGAGGCGGGCCGGGTCGAGGCGGTGCTCGTCACCGGCAGCTCGCGCCTGGGTTTCCTGGGCGGCTGGCTCGGCTGCGTGGCCGTCCAGACGCTCCTCATGGCGGTGCTCACCGGGCTCGGCCTGGGTCTGGGCATGTGGGCGGTGACAGGGGACGTTGCGTGGGTCGGGCGCCTCGCCACCGGCGCGCTGGCGTACCTGCCGGCGACCTACCTGGTCGCCGCGGTCGCCGTCGCCCTCTACGGCAGCGCGCCGCGCTGGGCCACCGTGACCTGGCTGCCGGTCATCTGGGTGGCCTTCACGCTCTTCCTCGGCACGTTGCTGGACCTGCCCTCGTGGGCGATGGACCTGTCGCCGTTCACGCACACGCCGTTGGTCCCGAGCGCTGACGTCGAGGCCGCTCCGCTCCTCGCCATGGCCGGTCTCGCGCTCCTCCTCACCGTGGTCGGCTTCGTGACCTACCGGCGACGCGACATCGTCCCTGGCTGA
- a CDS encoding TetR/AcrR family transcriptional regulator, giving the protein MRSTSVAEDLTAKARIRDAAVRRYAADGMDAPLRAIAADAGVSPGLIVHHFGSRAGLRQACDEYVLEQIRRTKSSVIGAQHPPGALLSQMAEAEEYAPLVGYVLRCLQAGGKLASDFVEQMVADAIVYIEDGVRSGVIRPSRDPEGRARVLVEMAVGALLLQLPARQEHLDLDELPAWFRSYTERILLPLLELFTEPLFTDRSFLDAYLAARQRSAT; this is encoded by the coding sequence ATGCGTTCAACGAGTGTGGCGGAGGACCTCACCGCCAAGGCGCGGATTCGGGACGCCGCCGTTCGCCGCTATGCGGCCGACGGCATGGACGCGCCGCTGCGCGCCATCGCCGCCGACGCGGGAGTGAGCCCGGGCCTGATCGTCCACCACTTCGGCTCCCGCGCCGGGCTGCGGCAGGCCTGCGACGAGTACGTCCTGGAGCAGATCCGACGCACCAAGTCGTCGGTCATCGGCGCCCAGCACCCGCCAGGCGCCCTGCTGAGCCAGATGGCCGAGGCGGAGGAGTACGCGCCCTTGGTCGGCTACGTGCTGCGCTGCCTGCAAGCCGGCGGCAAGCTCGCCAGCGACTTCGTCGAGCAGATGGTCGCCGACGCCATCGTCTACATCGAGGACGGCGTTCGCTCCGGCGTGATCCGGCCGAGTCGTGACCCCGAGGGCCGCGCCCGGGTGCTGGTGGAGATGGCCGTGGGAGCGCTGCTCCTCCAGCTACCCGCCCGCCAGGAGCACCTCGACCTCGACGAGCTGCCCGCCTGGTTCCGCTCCTACACCGAGCGGATCCTGCTTCCCCTGCTCGAGCTGTTCACCGAGCCGCTGTTCACCGACAGGTCGTTCCTCGACGCCTACCTCGCGGCCCGCCAGCGATCGGCCACGTGA
- a CDS encoding glycoside hydrolase family 9 protein — MRACLAAALVVAAVGVSAPTDLAHAAPRSPQRPSAAASGDVGALDPASTGSRRADNPPAADVPRVRVNQVGYVPDGPKNATVVTERTEPLTWTLRDSSDREVARGRSTPRGVDEASGQRVHTIDFSDVRRSGSSYTLTADGDRSIPFDISDRVYADLRSDALRFFYVQRSGIPIDGALAGADYARPAGHLGVPPNKGDTDVPCAPGVCRYRLDVRGGWYDAADHGKYVVNGGIATHQLLSLWERARRAGDPHAVGDSRLRVPERGNGVPDVLDEARWEVEFLLRMQVPPGKPLAGMAHHKVHDRNWTGLPMAPHEDPEPRELRPPSTAATLNLAAVAAQAARVFRPYDPSFADRNLAAARTAWAAAKRHPDRYASDADSQGGGAYGDRHVEDEFYWAAVELYLTTGEAAYLREVLTSPMHTAQVFSDGGFGWQSVAALGRLQLATAPSDLPRDELERVRDSLTHAADRYVQTARRQAYGHPLPENAEFYAWGSNSNVLNNIVVLVTAYDLTGRKTYRDAAIEGIDYVLGRNALNLSYVTGHGDRAARNQHSRMYAHQLDPRLPHPPAGSLAGGANTGLQDPVAERSLKDCRPQLCYLDHIQSFSTNEVAINWNSALSWVASFLADVAREEGRTSA; from the coding sequence GTGCGTGCCTGCCTCGCCGCCGCTCTCGTCGTCGCCGCGGTCGGTGTCAGCGCGCCGACCGATCTCGCGCACGCCGCCCCCAGGTCACCGCAACGCCCGTCAGCCGCAGCGTCCGGAGACGTCGGCGCTCTCGACCCCGCGTCGACGGGCTCGCGGCGAGCCGACAACCCGCCGGCGGCAGACGTGCCGCGCGTCCGGGTCAACCAGGTCGGCTACGTGCCCGACGGCCCGAAGAACGCCACGGTCGTGACCGAGCGGACCGAACCGCTCACCTGGACCCTCCGCGACAGCTCCGACCGTGAGGTGGCTCGCGGGAGATCCACGCCTCGCGGTGTCGACGAGGCGTCCGGGCAGCGCGTCCACACCATCGACTTCAGTGACGTTCGGCGTTCCGGATCCAGCTACACACTGACGGCGGACGGCGATCGCAGCATCCCCTTCGACATCTCTGATCGCGTCTACGCCGACCTACGGTCCGACGCCCTGCGGTTCTTCTACGTCCAGCGCAGCGGTATCCCCATCGACGGCGCGCTGGCCGGCGCCGACTACGCCCGTCCAGCCGGACACCTCGGTGTTCCGCCGAACAAGGGTGATACCGACGTTCCCTGCGCTCCGGGCGTGTGCCGCTACCGTCTCGACGTCCGCGGCGGCTGGTACGACGCCGCCGACCACGGCAAGTACGTGGTGAACGGGGGTATCGCCACTCACCAGCTGCTGAGCCTGTGGGAGCGGGCACGCCGCGCCGGCGACCCGCACGCGGTGGGCGACAGCCGACTGCGCGTCCCCGAACGCGGCAACGGCGTCCCCGACGTCCTCGACGAGGCGCGGTGGGAGGTCGAGTTCCTGCTGCGCATGCAGGTCCCGCCCGGCAAGCCGCTGGCCGGCATGGCGCACCACAAGGTCCACGATCGGAACTGGACCGGCCTGCCGATGGCGCCCCACGAGGACCCGGAGCCGCGTGAGCTGCGCCCGCCCTCCACGGCCGCCACGTTGAACCTCGCGGCCGTCGCCGCCCAGGCGGCCCGGGTGTTCCGCCCGTACGACCCGTCCTTCGCCGACCGCAACCTGGCCGCCGCGCGGACGGCGTGGGCCGCCGCGAAACGACACCCCGACCGCTATGCCAGCGACGCCGACAGCCAAGGTGGCGGCGCCTACGGCGACCGGCACGTGGAGGACGAGTTCTATTGGGCGGCCGTCGAGCTCTATCTCACGACGGGCGAGGCCGCGTACCTGCGCGAGGTTCTCACCTCTCCCATGCACACCGCGCAGGTCTTCTCCGACGGTGGCTTCGGCTGGCAGAGCGTCGCGGCGTTGGGCCGGCTGCAGCTCGCGACGGCTCCCAGCGACCTGCCGAGGGACGAGCTCGAGCGGGTGCGGGACTCCCTCACCCACGCCGCCGACCGCTACGTCCAGACCGCACGCCGCCAGGCCTACGGACATCCGCTACCGGAGAACGCGGAGTTCTACGCCTGGGGGTCCAACAGCAACGTGCTCAACAACATCGTGGTGCTGGTCACGGCGTACGACCTGACCGGCCGGAAGACGTACCGTGACGCCGCGATCGAGGGCATCGACTACGTCCTCGGGCGCAACGCGCTCAACCTCTCCTACGTCACCGGGCACGGGGACCGCGCGGCCCGCAACCAGCACAGCCGGATGTACGCGCACCAGCTCGATCCCCGCCTGCCCCACCCGCCCGCCGGCTCACTCGCCGGAGGCGCCAACACCGGCTTGCAGGACCCGGTGGCCGAGCGCTCGCTGAAGGACTGCCGTCCGCAGCTGTGCTACCTCGACCACATCCAGTCGTTCTCGACCAACGAGGTGGCCATCAACTGGAACTCCGCGCTGTCGTGGGTGGCGTCCTTCCTCGCGGACGTCGCCCGCGAGGAAGGACGCACCTCAGCCTGA
- a CDS encoding glycoside hydrolase domain-containing protein has product MPRTVPTRPGLTRRTRRGRVASLAATTVLVVTTVLHGIPATASPQDADTTAAGFTTWVPTGSFASSSFERVPREPDGDAPEPAPTTLRIATVRNAPTSAQLGVLARTDLRDLRVDIVRARPRAGQRSLPPGAVTVRYPAYIPVEGTDEVTADPLRDGPVDVPEGSNQPVWLTIRPSASLPAGTYVAGVRVSARGQRPLVHELVVDVADVTLPDPEDYDFYLNLWLQPDAIAYAHQVPLYSEEHWRLLDVYLADMASRGQKVINAAIIEDPWEIQWPDGTWRAQTYYPFHSLVEWRYDGASWEFDYTVFDRYVEASLRAGIGPDIRVYALLLFGGRERLFYTDTRTGEKVREVVQLGDARWREAWSAFLADFERHLRERGWFEHTMLAFDERPASTMAVVRDFLAESAPAFADKIHIAVYSMDVDLSIPDISFSHGLLPELTPELVNERREAGYRTTFYTTGSPLTPNTITATPPIGARLLPWIPVQKNLDGYLRWSYNSWPADPFTDPAYRYAQGDEYIVYPGDDAPMSSIRWETFRDGVVDHELLRQLARRAGEDNAVYRRALALVDANARPSPELYRAVLDARAMVVAELERYQDVDVDVAVEPAAIVAGDRTEVELTVRNDGTRPFTDVEVQLRGDDGWTVETVEGGRAPRLGPGEVLRTRFLVTAARSTPTAVHELVATLALRRSGRSVSLDVPVPLDVRAAVGVDSVIAEPTELAAGEPATVRIDLTNRRSDASSVRVTVTTPDGWVVEPAAQDVELDPHGAETVTATVRPTTASAGRHEFAVALEVDGQVVERGHVTVLYDEAPVEGLAIHSVSSEELVGEDGAAANLIDGDPLTIWHSRWFDEVAGPPHEVVLDLGRVRAVHAVTYLPRQTGTMNGTVKDYEIYVGNDPETWGEAVAAGAFDGGRDEKRVDFPVTEGRYLRFVVLSEQAGQPFASGAELTPLTSRSSP; this is encoded by the coding sequence ATGCCAAGGACCGTCCCGACACGGCCGGGACTCACCCGACGAACGAGGCGTGGGCGTGTCGCTTCCCTCGCGGCCACGACCGTGCTCGTGGTGACGACGGTCCTGCACGGGATCCCGGCGACGGCCTCGCCGCAGGATGCCGACACGACGGCGGCAGGCTTCACGACGTGGGTGCCCACCGGCTCGTTCGCGTCATCGTCGTTCGAGCGGGTCCCGCGCGAGCCGGACGGCGACGCTCCCGAGCCAGCACCGACCACGTTGCGCATCGCGACGGTTCGGAACGCACCCACCTCCGCACAACTTGGCGTCCTCGCGCGCACGGATCTGCGCGACCTCCGAGTCGACATCGTTCGAGCACGACCACGAGCAGGTCAGCGGTCGCTTCCGCCCGGTGCGGTGACCGTGCGGTATCCCGCCTACATCCCGGTCGAGGGAACCGACGAGGTGACCGCCGACCCGCTGCGCGACGGGCCGGTCGACGTTCCCGAGGGATCGAACCAGCCCGTCTGGTTGACCATCAGGCCGTCGGCCAGCCTGCCCGCGGGCACGTACGTCGCCGGTGTGCGCGTGTCGGCGAGAGGGCAGCGACCGCTGGTCCACGAGCTGGTGGTGGACGTCGCCGACGTCACCCTCCCTGACCCCGAGGACTACGACTTCTACCTCAACCTGTGGCTGCAGCCGGACGCGATCGCCTACGCCCACCAGGTGCCCTTGTACTCCGAGGAGCATTGGCGGCTGCTCGACGTCTATCTCGCGGACATGGCGTCACGAGGCCAGAAGGTCATCAACGCCGCCATCATCGAGGACCCGTGGGAGATCCAGTGGCCGGACGGCACCTGGCGGGCGCAGACGTACTACCCGTTCCACAGCCTGGTCGAGTGGCGCTACGACGGCGCCTCGTGGGAGTTCGACTACACCGTCTTCGACCGGTACGTCGAGGCGTCGCTGCGAGCCGGCATCGGGCCCGACATCCGGGTGTATGCCCTGCTGCTGTTCGGCGGTCGGGAGCGCCTCTTCTACACCGACACGCGAACGGGCGAGAAGGTGCGCGAGGTCGTCCAGCTGGGCGACGCGCGCTGGCGTGAGGCCTGGTCGGCGTTCCTCGCCGACTTCGAACGACACTTGCGGGAACGCGGCTGGTTCGAGCACACGATGCTCGCCTTCGACGAGCGTCCGGCCTCGACCATGGCGGTCGTTCGAGACTTCCTGGCCGAGTCGGCGCCCGCGTTCGCCGACAAGATCCACATCGCCGTCTACAGCATGGACGTCGACCTGAGCATCCCCGACATCAGCTTCTCCCACGGACTGCTGCCGGAGCTGACCCCGGAGCTGGTGAACGAGCGCCGCGAAGCTGGCTACCGCACGACGTTCTACACCACCGGCAGCCCGCTGACGCCCAACACGATCACGGCCACCCCGCCCATCGGCGCGCGGCTCCTGCCGTGGATACCGGTGCAGAAGAACCTCGACGGCTACCTCCGCTGGTCGTACAACAGCTGGCCCGCCGACCCCTTCACCGATCCGGCCTACCGATACGCACAGGGCGACGAGTACATCGTCTATCCCGGCGACGACGCTCCCATGTCGAGCATTCGGTGGGAGACGTTCCGGGACGGGGTGGTCGACCACGAGCTGTTGCGACAGCTGGCGCGTCGCGCAGGCGAGGACAACGCCGTCTACCGCCGGGCGCTCGCGCTGGTGGACGCGAACGCCCGCCCGTCACCGGAGCTGTACCGAGCCGTGCTCGACGCCCGCGCGATGGTCGTCGCCGAGCTGGAGCGGTACCAGGACGTCGACGTCGACGTCGCGGTCGAGCCGGCGGCCATCGTCGCCGGTGACCGCACCGAAGTCGAGCTGACGGTGCGCAACGACGGCACTCGGCCGTTCACCGACGTCGAGGTTCAGCTGCGGGGTGACGACGGCTGGACGGTGGAGACGGTCGAGGGCGGGCGCGCGCCACGCCTCGGCCCGGGCGAGGTACTGCGGACCCGCTTCCTCGTCACCGCCGCACGGTCGACGCCGACCGCGGTGCACGAGCTGGTGGCGACCCTGGCGCTTCGCCGGAGTGGGCGGTCCGTGTCGCTGGACGTCCCCGTGCCGCTCGACGTCCGCGCGGCGGTGGGTGTCGACTCGGTGATCGCGGAGCCGACCGAGCTGGCGGCGGGTGAGCCGGCGACAGTGCGGATCGACCTGACGAACCGCAGGTCGGACGCCAGCTCCGTACGCGTCACGGTCACGACCCCGGACGGGTGGGTGGTCGAGCCCGCCGCCCAGGACGTCGAGCTGGACCCCCACGGCGCGGAGACGGTCACCGCGACCGTTCGGCCCACGACCGCGTCCGCCGGTCGACACGAGTTCGCCGTCGCCCTCGAGGTGGACGGTCAGGTCGTGGAGCGGGGACACGTGACCGTGCTCTACGACGAGGCGCCGGTTGAGGGCCTCGCCATCCACTCGGTGTCCAGTGAGGAGCTGGTGGGGGAGGACGGCGCCGCCGCGAACCTCATCGACGGCGACCCGCTCACCATCTGGCACAGCCGCTGGTTCGACGAGGTCGCCGGCCCACCGCACGAGGTGGTGCTCGACCTCGGTCGGGTACGAGCCGTCCACGCGGTGACGTACCTGCCGCGCCAGACCGGCACGATGAACGGCACCGTCAAGGACTACGAGATCTACGTCGGCAACGACCCAGAGACCTGGGGCGAGGCCGTCGCCGCCGGCGCCTTCGACGGCGGGCGGGACGAGAAGCGCGTGGACTTCCCCGTGACCGAGGGCCGCTACCTGCGCTTCGTCGTCTTGTCCGAGCAGGCGGGCCAGCCCTTCGCCTCCGGCGCTGAGCTGACCCCGCTCACGTCACGGTCGAGCCCATGA